In Salarias fasciatus chromosome 20, fSalaFa1.1, whole genome shotgun sequence, a single window of DNA contains:
- the dnajc5aa gene encoding dnaJ (Hsp40) homolog, subfamily C, member 5aa, with product MAEHQRQRSLSTAGESLYHVLGVEKLATTDDIKRSYRKLALKFHPDKNPDNPEAADKFKEINNAHAILNDPTKRNIYDKYGSLGLYVAEQFGEENVNTYFVLSSWWAKALFVFCGLATGCYFCCCLCCCCNCCCGRCKPRPREGQDQEFYVSPEDLEAQLQSDEREAGGDPIVLQPGATETTQLTSDGHYSYHTDTGFN from the exons ATGGCTGAGCATCAGAGGCAGCGCTCCCTGTCCACCGCCGGTGAGTCTCTCTACCATGTGCTGGGAGTTGAGAAGTTGGCCACGACGGATGACATTAAAAGATCTTACAG GAAACTGGCCTTAAAGTTTCATCCCGACAAGAATCCCGACAATCCAGAAGCGGCAGATAAATTCAAGGAGATCAACAACGCCCATGCCATTCTGAATGACCCCACAAAGCGTAATATTTACGATAAATATGGTTCTTTGGGGCTTTATGTGGCCGAGCAGTTTGGAGAGGAGAATGTTAACACCTACTTTGTCCTGTCAAGCTGGTGGGCAAAG GCTCTGTTTGTATTCTGCGGCCTGGCCACCGGCTGCTACTTCTGTTGCtgcctgtgctgctgctgtaactgctgctgtgGGAGATGTAAACCACGGCCGCGggagggccaggaccaggagttCTACGTGTCCCCCGAGGACCTGGAGGCCCAGCTGCAGTCTGATGAGAGAG AGGCCGGCGGCGACCCCATAGTGCTGCAACCCGGAGCCACAGAGACGACCCAGCTAACATCGGATGGGCACTACTCCTACCACACCGACACCGGCTTCAACTAA